The Thermosynechococcus sp. CL-1 genomic interval GTGGATCTCTACCTCAAGGAAAATCGTCCCCAAGCGGCTATTGGTTTGATTGAAGAGACCCTGCAAGGGGCAGAGCAAGCCAACAAAGTCCAACCAGGGAGCGTCGATGTCACGGCGGTACAACTTCTCCTTGGCGATGTCTATATGGCGCAAAAACGCTACGATGAGGCGCTGACCCTCTTCCAAAATCTGGGCAAAGAAAACCCCAACGATTTTCGCCCGGTGCTTGCCCAAGCGATGGCACTGACGGAACAGGGGAAAAAGACAGAAGCTGCGCCTCTGTATGCCAAAGCCGTGGAACTTGCACCCGCCAAATATAAAGATGCCATTCAGCAGGCAGCGCAGCAGGTGCAAAAGGAATCTCCAGCAACCCCTGAACCCCCGCCACAGCAATAGAGGCCTAAACTTGCTGTTGCAGTTCCTCTAGGCGAGCCAGTACTTCCTGACTGTGGATCGCGGGATTCACTTTGACAAACCGCTCGCGCAATATCCCCTCAGGATCGATGATGAAACTGTGGCGCAGCGAGACAAACCCCAACCAAGAGCCATAGGCCTTGCTGACGCGGCCATCGGGGTCAGAGAGGAGGGGAAAGGTCAAGCCTTCACTGTCACAGAAATCTTCGTGGGAGTCCACGGAGTCGGCACTGACGCCAATGACTTCAGCATTGTGGGCATGAAATTGCTCAATATCCCGCTGAAAGCGTTGGGCTTCGAGGGTACAGCCAGAGGTAAAGTCCTTGGGGTAAAAGTACAGCACCACCCACTTGCCGCGATAATCCTTCAGGGAAATGGGCTGGCCATCGACACTGCTGGGAAGAGAAAAGTCGGGTGCTGGGGCATTGAGGGGCGGCAATTCACCCCCGAGAGCCCAAATGGGAACTGATGGGCTCAGAAACAGAATCAAACTCAAAAGGGCAACAAGTAGTGAGCGCAAGAACATGGCTAAATCGCTAAACTGGCCTTAGGAAAGCATCTAGCTGCACTGTACCGTAGTTTTAACGATTTTTCGAGGTTGATGCCGTCCCTCTCCGTTGTACAGTTTATGCCCCGTTGGTTGCGCTGGCTCTCTGGCCTCGTGCTGGCGATCGCCCTTGGGGTGGGGCTGTGCCGCTTGATTGCCGAAAGCCTCTGGTTTGATCAACTGGGCTATTTGGCGGTGGTCTGGCAGCGCTGGAGTGTCCAAGCTTTACTGTTTCTGGCGGTTGCGGGGGCATCGGCACTGTTCTATGGCTGGCAGCAACACTGGCTCCTGCGGCAACGCACCGTGACCCTCGATCCCATCCTGACCGCCCAGAGTACCTATCGGGGGCTGGGGCTGTGGCGGCTTTTGTTGTGTGCCAGTGGTCTCATTTGGTTGCTAATTGTTGCTACTTACCACATTGGGGCGATCGCGCTGCAACTGTGGCAACAGCGTTCAGAAATCACCTTTAACAGCCCTCTGCTGCCGCAATTGAGTGTCTGGCGGGTGGCAGAGCTATCACTGCTAGTGGTGCAGAATCCTTGGCTACTGGTGCCGAGTTTGGCGGCATTGCTACTGGGGTTGTGGTTGCCCCTGCGCCTCTTTCAGGGGGTTGCAATTCTCTTGAGCGTTGCCATGGGGGCGATCGCCTGCCTGAGCTGGCCGGTGGTGCTCAAGGGACTGTTTGCCGCCAGTGATCCCCATACGGAACCGCTATTTCGCCATTCCATTAGCTTTTACCTGTTTGAAATCCCCCTGTGGGAACTGTTGCGCCTATGGCTGGTGAACCTCAGTGTTGTCGGCTTAGGGGGAACGGCCTTGGGTTATCTCCTTGCCAATGAAAGTCTCAGTCATGGCAAATTCCTCGGCTTCGTGCGATCGCAACGGCGGCATTTACAGGGCTTAAGTGCCTTTGTCTTTGCCACAGTGGCCTTTAGCTTCTGGCTAGAACGCTATAAACTTCTTTATTCGACCAATGGGGCTGCCTTTGGCGCCGGCTATAC includes:
- a CDS encoding peroxiredoxin; translated protein: MFLRSLLVALLSLILFLSPSVPIWALGGELPPLNAPAPDFSLPSSVDGQPISLKDYRGKWVVLYFYPKDFTSGCTLEAQRFQRDIEQFHAHNAEVIGVSADSVDSHEDFCDSEGLTFPLLSDPDGRVSKAYGSWLGFVSLRHSFIIDPEGILRERFVKVNPAIHSQEVLARLEELQQQV